Proteins from one Cryptomeria japonica chromosome 4, Sugi_1.0, whole genome shotgun sequence genomic window:
- the LOC131061844 gene encoding uncharacterized protein LOC131061844: MMNSSCVAGCLDAQVPVRLNFISLYKWPDSDAEFVRVLSMDREDSCSKKITRVTSTHESYACRQMFLRSYTFSRKETVPQKTKNSLKKAKQRLIKVKKNFTPKGILCLLGKLRAKFFKVSCAVLAAIFTCLLACTTSVDVKNQQLLKP, from the coding sequence ATGATGAATTCAAGCTGTGTTGCAGGTTGCCTGGATGCACAGGTTCCAGTGAGATTGAATTTCATAAGCTTGTATAAATGGCCAGATTCTGATGCAGAGTTTGTTAGGGTGTTAAGCATGGACAGAGAGGACAGCTGCTCAAAGAAGATCACAAGAGTCACATCAACACATGAGAGCTATGCTTGCAGACAGATGTTCTTGAGGAGCTACACATTCTCTAGGAAGGAGACTGTCCCTCAAAAGACCAAAAACAGTTTGAAGAAGGCCAAGCAGAGATTGATCAAGGTGAAGAAGAATTTCACTCCGAAGGGAATTCTGTGTCTGTTGGGAAAACTCAGAGCCAAGTTTTTCAAGGTTTCTTGTGCTGTTCTGGCTGCTATCTTCACTTGTCTGTTGGCTTGTACTACCAGTGTGGATGTCAAGAACCAGCAGCTGCTCAAGCCATGA